The Cellulomonas wangleii genome includes a region encoding these proteins:
- a CDS encoding glycosyltransferase family 4 protein — MSGTPAPDGMRVLVDAYWWFEGPPSNRMVQRELVRAWRAAHPQDVLVPVVPAAALARAGADPELAGALPARGRPHAVAVELEYGRLARRAGADALLTHNFAPRGGAAPRTTVFCHDVLFQDHPEWFTRAERCYLSLVGPGLVRAGAVVTSSTHEAAHVRRLNPRVPGVTPIGLAPDPALLTAAPRRPAALPAVEGFWLSVGRLNVRKNLATTVVGALRSGRVAPRRPLVVVGESDGRGPGLPDEVGAAVRAGAVVLLGGVATDELAWLYRHAELFVFLSLAEGYGLPPVEALALGCPVVVSDLAVFRETLGGRALRVPPDDVGAVAAALRAWQPPGHPAPWVPPGWDGPAREVREAVRRTAAGAGSAAARRGG; from the coding sequence GTGAGCGGCACACCCGCGCCGGACGGGATGCGCGTGCTCGTCGACGCGTACTGGTGGTTCGAGGGGCCGCCGTCCAACCGGATGGTGCAGCGCGAGCTCGTGCGGGCCTGGCGCGCCGCCCACCCGCAGGACGTGCTCGTGCCCGTCGTGCCCGCCGCGGCGCTCGCGCGGGCCGGGGCGGACCCCGAGCTGGCGGGCGCCCTGCCCGCACGGGGGCGCCCGCACGCGGTCGCCGTCGAGCTCGAGTACGGGCGGCTCGCCCGGCGCGCGGGCGCCGACGCGCTGCTCACCCACAACTTCGCACCCCGGGGCGGCGCCGCGCCGCGCACCACCGTGTTCTGCCACGACGTCCTCTTCCAGGACCACCCCGAGTGGTTCACCCGGGCCGAGCGGTGCTACCTCTCGCTCGTCGGGCCCGGCCTCGTCCGCGCCGGGGCGGTCGTCACGTCGTCGACGCACGAGGCGGCGCACGTGCGGCGGCTCAACCCCCGGGTCCCCGGCGTGACGCCGATCGGGCTCGCACCCGACCCCGCGCTGCTGACCGCCGCGCCGCGCCGCCCGGCCGCGCTGCCCGCGGTCGAGGGGTTCTGGCTGTCGGTCGGCAGGCTGAACGTCCGCAAGAACCTCGCGACCACGGTCGTGGGCGCGCTGCGGTCCGGCCGGGTGGCACCGCGGCGCCCGCTGGTCGTGGTGGGCGAGAGCGACGGGCGCGGCCCCGGCCTGCCGGACGAGGTCGGGGCGGCCGTGCGGGCCGGCGCGGTCGTGCTGCTCGGCGGTGTGGCCACGGACGAGCTCGCGTGGCTCTACCGCCACGCGGAGCTGTTCGTCTTCCTCTCGCTGGCCGAGGGGTACGGGCTGCCCCCGGTCGAGGCGCTGGCCCTGGGGTGCCCGGTCGTCGTCAGCGACCTGGCCGTCTTCCGGGAGACCCTCGGGGGCCGGGCGCTGCGCGTCCCCCCCGACGACGTCGGGGCCGTCGCGGCCGCCCTGCGGGCCTGGCAGCCGCCGGGGCACCCGGCGCCGTGGGTGCCGCCGGGGTGGGACGGACCCGCGCGGGAGGTGCGCGAGGCGGTCCGCCGGACCGCCGCCGGGGCCGGCAGCGCCGCCGCGCGGCGGGGCGGGTGA